Below is a genomic region from Pseudomonas svalbardensis.
TCGTTAAAGCAACACAAGTACATTGACTACACGCGTGCACTCGATGCCACGCAGCTGTACCTCAATGAGATTGGCTTTTCCCCTCTGTTGTCCCCCGAAGAAGAAGTTCATTTTGCGCGCTTGTCGCAAAGTGGAGATCCGGCCGGGCGCAAACGCATGATTGAAAGTAACCTGCGGCTGGTGGTGAAAATCGCCCGGCGTTACGTCAATCGGGGTCTGTCGCTGCTGGACCTGATCGAAGAGGGCAACCTCGGGCTCATCCGGGCGGTAGAGAAGTTCGACCCCGAACGCGGCTTCCGCTTTTCAACCTACGCGACCTGGTGGATTCGTCAGACCATCGAGCGCGCGATCATGAATCAGACCCGGACCATCCGGTTGCCGATTCATGTGGTCAAAGAGCTCAACGTGTACCTGCGGGCTGCACGGGAGCTGACGCAAAAACTCGATCACGAACCCTCACCCGAAGAAATTGCCAACCTGCTGGAAAAACCAGTGGGCGAGGTCAAGCGCATGCTCGGCCTGAACGAGCGGGTTTCTTCGGTCGACGTCTCGCTGGGTCCGGATTCGGATAAAACCCTGCTGGACACCCTTACCGATGACCGCCCAACCGATCCATGTGAACTGTTGCAGGATGACGACCTGTCCCAGAGCATCGATCAATGGCTCTCGGAGCTGACCGACAAGCAACGCGAAGTGGTGATACGCCGCTTCGGCCTGCGCGGTCACGAGAGCAGCACGCTTGAAGATGTAGGCCTGGAGATTGGCCTGACTCGGGAGCGGGTCAGACAGATTCAGGTTGAAGGCCTGAAGCGTCTTCGGGAGATTCTCGAGAAGAATGGCCTGTCGAGCGAGTCGTTGTTTCAATAAGTAATTTGCTGGCTGGCATTAAAAAGCCCTGACTGGTTCGGGGTTTTTTATTGCCTGGGAGACGGGCTGGGAGTTCCCTCCGTAATCCCTCTGGTTTGTAGTCTCTCGCTGTAAGTGTTTGCTTACTCTTTCGTAAGTGTTCGCTAATTCCATGGGTAGCAGCCGTACATATTCCTACGTGAGATATGATTAACTGATTGATTTATATGCTTATTTTTTAAGATTAATAGCTTGTGACAGTCAGTTTCAGCTAATGGAGGCGATTGCTCTTGGTAGGGAACTCTCTAGTATCTGAACTGTGTCGACGGACAGACACACCCTTCAAGGATGAGGGGGAAAGGACATCGCAGGAAGCGATTCATCAGGACGATGAAAAGGAACACAGGGAATAGGGAAAAAATGTGGGCGGGTCAAACCGCCCCTTTTTTTGCCTGCAGAAAAGCAAAAAGGCCCGCGAGGGGCCTTTTCGAGAACGCGGGGGTAATCAGCGTTCGAGGTCTTTGATCTTGCCTTTGACGCCATCCCACTCTTCGGCATTGGGCAAGGATTCTTTCTTCTCGGTGATGTTGGGCCAGATTTCCGCCAGCTCAACGTTCAGCTGAATAAACTCCTGCATGTCTTCCGGGACTTCATCTTCGGAGAAGATGGCCACGGCAGGGCATTCTGGTTCGCACAGTGCGCAGTCGATGCACTCATCCGGGTGAATCACCAGGAAGTTCGGGCCTTCGTAAAAGCAGTCCACCGGACAGACTTCTACGCAGTCG
It encodes:
- the rpoS gene encoding RNA polymerase sigma factor RpoS, whose protein sequence is MALSKEVPEFDIDDEVLLMETGIATDSMSNDEGAAPPSVRAKSKHSASLKQHKYIDYTRALDATQLYLNEIGFSPLLSPEEEVHFARLSQSGDPAGRKRMIESNLRLVVKIARRYVNRGLSLLDLIEEGNLGLIRAVEKFDPERGFRFSTYATWWIRQTIERAIMNQTRTIRLPIHVVKELNVYLRAARELTQKLDHEPSPEEIANLLEKPVGEVKRMLGLNERVSSVDVSLGPDSDKTLLDTLTDDRPTDPCELLQDDDLSQSIDQWLSELTDKQREVVIRRFGLRGHESSTLEDVGLEIGLTRERVRQIQVEGLKRLREILEKNGLSSESLFQ
- the fdxA gene encoding ferredoxin FdxA, whose product is MTFVVTDNCIKCKYTDCVEVCPVDCFYEGPNFLVIHPDECIDCALCEPECPAVAIFSEDEVPEDMQEFIQLNVELAEIWPNITEKKESLPNAEEWDGVKGKIKDLER